In a single window of the Rhineura floridana isolate rRhiFlo1 chromosome 3, rRhiFlo1.hap2, whole genome shotgun sequence genome:
- the LOC133380647 gene encoding histone H1.10 produces the protein MSVELEEADLPLTEAEEAPLAPEKKGAAKKAKGGGSVLSPSKKKKNNKKKNQPGKYSQLVVEAIRKLGERNGSSLAKIYNEAKKVAWFDQQNGRTYLKYSIKALVQNDTLLQVKGTGANGSFKLNRKKLEGGSEGGAGGGSASHTKSHKKAVAVSTSRKVEKKPVAKSKKLEKKSHKKGTSGGSAKKDKVKAKKAAKKTTASPSAKKVKKSAKPKALKSRK, from the coding sequence atGTCTGTTGAATTGGAAGAAGCGGACCTACCCCTGACCGAGGCAGAAGAGGCGCCCCTGGCTCCCGAGAAGAAAGGCGCTGCCAAAAAAGCTAAAGGTGGCGGGTCGGTTCTCTCCCCAtccaagaaaaagaagaacaacaagaaaaagaacCAGCCGGGCAAGTATAGCCAACTGGTGGTAGAGGCCATCCGCAAACTGGGCGAGCGCAATGGCTCTTCCCTGGCCAAAATCTACAACGAAGCCAAGAAAGTGGCCTGGTTCGACCAGCAGAACGGGCGGACCTACCTCAAGTACTCCATCAAGGCGCTGGTGCAAAATGACACCTTGCTCCAGGTGAAGGGGACCGGCGCCAACGGCTCCTTCAAGCTCAACAGGAAGAAGCTCGAGGGGGGCAGCGAAGGGGGCGCCGGAGGCGGGAGCGCCTCTCACACCAAGTCCCACAAGAAAGCTGTCGCCGTGTCCACTTCTCGTAAGGTCGAGAAGAAGCCCGTCGCCAAGAGCAAAAAGCTGGAGAAAAAATCCCACAAGAAAGGCACCAGCGGAGGCTCGGCGAAGAAAGACAAGGTGAAAGCGAAGAAAGCCGCCAAGAAAACCACCGCCTCCCCCAGCGCGAAGAAGGTGAAGAAATCCGCAAAGCCCAAGGCGCTCAAGAGCAGGAAATGA